In the bacterium genome, CGTTTTCGATGATCATGGCAACGCGGATGCCGTCGGATGGGGCGTTGGGCCAGGTTAGTACTTCGCGTCCCTCGAGTGCTGCATCGAGGTCATCAACCACAAAGGCGAGATGGGGCACGCGTTGGATGAGTTCGGCAATGGGACTCCCTTCCTCGAAGCGCATCCATTCGACGCCGAATTCACTTTCCGCGAAACCGCTGACATACATCCCGAACTGCGGCAGATAGCGTTCTCCCGCCCGCACCTCATCCGTCGGGATACCGCAGTGATGATACCGCCATCCCCGCTGCGCTATCGCAGATGGAAATTCATGTTCCCTGCGAGAATGTGTTGGTTCTGGCATGTGAAGGGCTCCTGAATTGAGTTGGGAACACGGACAAAACGGAGAACACCAATCAATGGGAACACGGATTTCACGGATTTGTACGGATTTCCACGGAGATAGGGGAAAGCGCTCGCAATACCCTCCGTGGAAATCAGTAAGACCCGTGCAAACCCGTGTTACCGTTGAAGACGTGTTATCGTTGAG is a window encoding:
- a CDS encoding VOC family protein, with product MPEPTHSRREHEFPSAIAQRGWRYHHCGIPTDEVRAGERYLPQFGMYVSGFAESEFGVEWMRFEEGSPIAELIQRVPHLAFVVDDLDAALEGREVLTWPNAPSDGIRVAMIIENGAPIELMSINDDTSFSGNTDLHGSY